The DNA region ctaatatgaacagagcaataaacctgaaaacagccacgaatgaacgagtccgtaaagttgtgcaactaaacgctgttataattattaatattaagataagagTCACTaatctgtgcagcagccatctgaactgtggagccgcaggaggagctctgacctctgacctctgacaccAAACACAGAACCTGGAGGTCGGGGGTTAAAATTCTTAGAGACAAtagtggaaaacacaaaaactgcacaaattactaatgttgtttttttattgtaaccattaaaaaatctccccttcagttcaaccttataaatggagacacattgttgatgttattaTAAAATTACTTACAATTAAGTTTTGTCAAAAATCAATGtcatttttacagtgttgttgttagcagctgctgaaagtaactaaaaagttacttttaatgtaacttagttactttccaaatcaagtagtcagtaatctgactgagttactttttcaaggagtaatcagtaatctgattaaagttacttttccACATTCTTTAAACATTGTGGCTGAAACAACGATGAGGCTAAaatctggattattttaaatgctGGGATgttttatgatgatgatgaagttTGAGTGAATTTCCTCAAAACTAAAGTGACTAAAGACCAACAACCTCAGAGACTGAGGAAGTTTTCCActggatgaagatgaagatgaagatccACGATGTTTCCTGATTCCTGTCGACTGaatattttccatctttgactgtttttcttaaacaatgATGGAATAATCTGGTCATCCATTCTGACAGATTACCACCCAGCGCTCGGTGCCCATGTTTGGACTTCACAGAGTTCAGTGAGGCTCTGAGGCTGGATCCACCGGGACGATCCACCGGGACGGTCCACCGGGACGGTCCACCGGGACAATCCACCGGGACGGTCCACCTGGACGGTCCACCGGGACGGTCCACCGGGACGGTCCACCGGGACGGTCCACCGGGACGGTCCACCGGGACGGTCCACCGGGACGGTCCATTGGGACGGTCCACCGGGACGGTCCATCGGGACGATCCACCGGGACGGTCCACCGGGACGGTCCACCGGGACGGTCCACCGGGACGGTTCACCGGGACGGTCCATCGGTCCGCCTGTCTGGTCCAAAACTTCTATCTGGTGCTGTTTGCTGTCACATTGAGCTTTTTTTGCAAACAGATTATAATTTGTAAACTAATCCATGTGGATGAAGATCTTtgacaggaaaagaaaatctgcttgCTGTTGGGTTGTTGGGTTGTCATGACGACTGGAAAACCAGTTTGAGTTCCCAGAGCAGCCAATTCAACGCAGGATGTGATTTTTCTAACGTTGGAGCGGCGATTTGCGTCTGACTCTCTGGGAGCTGACGGGACCTTGGAGCGGTTCTGGTACCGGAGGAATCCACGCTGCGCGGTTCCTCCCACTGAGAAACGTTTAAGTTGTTTCGGGAGCTTCATGTTCAGTCAGTTTATAATAAACACAACGGTCTCAGCAGCGGCGCCCCCTCCTGGTCAGTGTGTCCCTGCAGCTCTGAACAGTTTTGGTCCAGATTTCAGATTGATTATTGATCTGAGCTGCTGCTATAAATAACCGTTAGATATTTTACCACATTAAACTTTGTGATTGAGATGATCACCTGCTGTAAtatgtaacataaaataaaagtccatAATAGATTTACTGTGTTTTATAGGTGCATGAATAAGGAAGCGTAAGGACATATTAGTatggaccagcagggggcgccgaTCACAAGTTCACATAAacctccaacatctttatctgtttttagctccctgttgttgAGTTCACCACTAccatccaaataaaataaaataaaataaaaacgccTCAGCGTTCTCACAGTGACCTGTggcaacaggaagtgaaggagctcctcctcctcctcagctcttcctctgttattgatcgtttcattcagacacaaacagcagaaaggaagaaaaatgtccCACATCGTGTTGGCGCCCCCTGCAGGGCGGCGCCCCACTGCGGTGCCACCGAGCGGAGGTCCAGGTGATGCTGGACTCCAGGTCGTACCTGCGGTTCATGACGTACGGCGTCTGGTTGACCCACTCCCACCTGCCGGACTTCTCGTCCGTCAGACCGACCCAGTAGAACGACCCGGCAGAGAAACGGGTCACAAAGTCCTGGACCAACGAGACGCGTTCAGAAAACGGTTCTACAGATTTATCCACCTGCTCATCACTTTGTCCTCAGCAGGTCCAAACGGCGGACAGGTTGTCTCACCCATTCTTCATCGCTCATCAGGATGACCAGGTGAGACTCGTGTCCGTTGCACCAATCCCTGGCCTCGTGCCACGACAGAACCGACCTGCTGAACAGGTAACAGCTGGACCCGAACGTCTCCCAACCCAGAGGACAGCAGCCGTCAGAgacggaaccagaacctgggaCACAGAGGACAGTAACAGAACCTGAACCTGGGACAGAGAGGACAGAACCAGAGCCTGGGACAGAgaggacagaaccagaacctgggaCACAGAGGACAGTAACAGAACCAGAGCCTGGGACACAGAGGACAGTAACAGAACCAGAGCCTGGGACAGAgaggacagaaccagaacctggacgtCCTTGGACGGTGAGCAGATGAGGACATTGTCAGAGGACGTTATGAGGACAGAGTCCATCAGAGCGTCCTGGTCTCCCAGTAGCACCAAGGGTCAGACTGGGACTGTCCCAGTCTGACCAGTGGGACTGACCGTTGTTGATGAAGCGCTCCAGGGAACATTTCAGCTTGGCCACCGTCCTGCTGATGGTGTCCAGGGTGGACAGCTGCTTCAGGCCTTCAGACACTGAGgacagggtcagaggtcagcagatGTTTCCAGGTGTTGGTTCTGAGTCTGGGGTTACCTGAGGTCAGCTGCTCCTTGTTGCTCTCCACAGAGAACTTGAGCCTCTGAGCATCTTTAGCTGCGTCTGCGTTGGACAGCAGAGTCAGGAGGACAGAGACGGGTCAAGGTTACCTGGACAGGTGTGCTACCTGCAGCGAGCCGCTGGGCGGACATCAGCCACTCCGTCTGGTTGGACAACGCTTTCTCCACGGACCAGAGCCGGCTCAGCGTGCTGCTGTCTGCACACAGACATGAGGAACCTCAGAACCACATGGAGGAGGCGGAGCTACaccacctgctgctgcttctacCTGCCAGGTGTTCCTCCAACCTCATTGGCTCTACCTGCCAGGTGTTCCTCCAACCTCATTGGCTCTACCTGCCAGGTGTGAACACCTGCCTGATGGTTGCTAAGTTCTCCCAGAGAGCTCAGGTTGTCCCTCTCTAGTCTCTCTAGTTGTAGCCTAGCTCTGCTTCAGCCAGGCTGTGTAGCTTCCTTCTCTGCTGCTAGCGTCTCGTTAGCCTCACTGAAACTTTCCTGACCTTCAGGTCCGGCCGTCTAGAACAGGTTCTGCCTCCAGACCAGTTCTGGCAACGACTCTGGTCCAGTTAAAGTCTCTGAGGTCAAAGCTGCTGAGCTTCAGAAGCTAAAGGTCAAACCATAAACCAGGTGATCTCAGATTCCTCCAGAAGCATTAGGACAGCAAAGAGCAGAGGACGTCTGCTGGACACCGTCTGCTGGACGCCCTGGGAGGACAAGACGTCCACCAGGAGCTGATGGGAACACTGGGACGTACTGGAACACTGGGACGTACTCACTGGTGATTCCAACCGCTACGATGAAAATCAGGACGAAGGCGGCGGCCAGGCCGGGGTAGAGCCAGCGCCTGACCCTGGAGACGGCCGAGAAGGAGATGGGCCGCGGCTCTGACGGACAGAGGGACAGGTTAGGTGGCGGCGGAGCCGGTCTGGGCCCGGTTCTGGCCCGATCCAGACTCCACAGCAGTACCTTTGTTCCAGAACGAGCTGCTGTCGTCCTCAACCTCGTCGTGATATTCGGTCGTCATGATGTC from Xiphophorus maculatus strain JP 163 A chromosome 14, X_maculatus-5.0-male, whole genome shotgun sequence includes:
- the LOC102233376 gene encoding LOW QUALITY PROTEIN: asialoglycoprotein receptor 2-like (The sequence of the model RefSeq protein was modified relative to this genomic sequence to represent the inferred CDS: deleted 1 base in 1 codon), giving the protein MTTEYHDEVEDDSSSFWNKEPRPISFSAVSRVRRWLYPGLAAAFVLIFIVAVGITNSSTLSRLWSVEKALSNQTEWLMSAQRLAADAAKDAQRLKFSVESNKEQLTSVSEGLKQLSTLDTISRTVAKLKCSLERFINNGSGSVSDGCCPLGWETFGSSCYLFSRSVLSWHEARDWCNGHESHLVILMSDEEWDFVTRFSAGSFYWVGLTDEKSGRWEWVNQTPYVMNRRRWKPGQPDSWTGHGMGPGDEDCAHIHNDGRLNDLHCSPGCATSARDTASAAEPPPAAPCWPGAERAQRWSCWS